The following are from one region of the Scylla paramamosain isolate STU-SP2022 chromosome 23, ASM3559412v1, whole genome shotgun sequence genome:
- the LOC135112081 gene encoding T-cell leukemia homeobox protein 2-like, which produces MAYGALGGLPPPYGPLAGGAPTVLRVPAHRPVGVGYPGLAGLGAAHPWLPGLPVSPFDRPTALAPHYPTLDRLAGPFPLTRRVGHPYQSRTPPKRKKPRTSFTRVQVNELEKRFNKQKYLASSERAQLAKQLNMTDAQVKTWFQNRRTKWRRQAAEEREAERQATNRLMMSLQAEALSKGLLTDPPTTPLYNSNASLCALENIKPWAERNKPTPTPTGTDQDSYGSTPVVSPTCS; this is translated from the exons ATGGCTTACGGTGCCCTGGGAGGCTTGCCACCACCCTATGGTCCTCTGGCGGGCGGCGCCCCCACAGTGCTGCGTGTGCCGGCACACCGGCCCGTGGGCGTGGGCTACCCTGGGCTTGCGGGCCTGGGGGCGGCACACCCGTGGCTACCCGGACTGCCCGTGTCACCCTTCGACAGACCCACCGCCCTGGCGCCCCACTACCCCACCCTCGACAGGCTGGCAG GGCCGTTCCCGCTAACCCGCCGCGTTGGCCACCCCTACCAGTCGAGGACACCACCTAAACGCAAGAAGCCGCGCACTTCCTTCACACGAGTACAG GTGAACGAGCTGGAGAAGAGGTTCAACAAGCAGAAGTACCTGGCGTCCAGCGAGAGAGCCCAGCTGGCCAAGCAACTCAACATGACAGACGCGCAAGTCAAGACGTGGTTTCAGAATCGCAGGACAAAGTGGAG AAGGCAAGCGGCAGAGGAGCGCGAGGCGGAGCGACAGGCCACCAATAGACTCATGATGTCCCTGCAAGCAGAGGCACTCTCCAAGGGCCTCCTCACAGACCCACCCACCACGCCCCTCTACAACTCCAACGCCTCCCTCTGCGCCCTCGAGAATATCAAACCGTGGGCGGAGAGGAACAaacccacgcccacacccacggGAACTGACCAGGATTCCTACGGTAGCACCCCCGTCGTGTCGCCCACGTGTTCCTGA